From the Sphingobacteruim zhuxiongii genome, the window GTTCTTATGAATTAAGACCTTATGTTGAAAATTTGATTGTTGATTTAGGGTTGACGGGAAATGATGACTTAAACAAAGCGTTCGAAATAGAATTTAACATCCGAGGTTCAAAATCTTTAAATTTCCTACCATTGGCAAAACAATCACATATAGAAGTGAAAGGTGATTGGGGCAATCCTAGTTTTAACGGAGGGCATTTACCGGAAAATCGTGAGGTTACAGAGCATTCGTTTGCTGCCAATTGGAGTATCCCATCATTTGCTCGTAAGTTGCCTCAGCAATGGGAGGGCGCTCAGCAGTTCGTATATCAATTTCAAGGTTTAGAATTGAATAATGAGGATAATGCGTCCGATACGTACCCTTCTGATTATATTCCAGAGCCAGTATCGGCTTCAACGTCAGACGGAAGTTCGGAATTGACTAGTTCTGATTACGACATGGTTCAAATAAATTTCTTACCTTCAGTAAACAATTATCAGAAGACTACGCGCGTAACGAAATACGGGATTTTAGTCATTGCATTAACCTTTGTTTCGCTACTTTTCATGGAAATTATCAAGAAGCAACGTGTGCATATCATACAATATGTACTGATTGGTTTCGCGATGGTTCTGTTTTACGCTTTGTTGTTGGCAATTTCAGAACATTTAGGGTTTAATGTTGCCTACTTACTGGCCGCGATTGCAACCATTGTATTGATAGCTTCCTTTGTCAAGGCGATTACAAAAAATATGAAGTCGGCGCTGTTATTTGGTGCGATACTATCCCTATTCTATTCGTTTATTTATATTTTGATGCAGTTGCGCGACTATTCTTTAATCGTGGGAACGGTAGGTGTGTTTATCATATTGGCGGCTTTAATGCGCTTATCAACCAAGATTGACTGGTACCAATTCGATAAAAGATGATCAAATTAAAAAGGGAATCAATGCTTATGTATTTAACGAGTATTTGGTTATTACTAACCTCAGTAAGGCATTGAAAAAGATTTGGAATTTCGCAATACCTCACAACTTTAGTAAATTGGCTCAAAAAAAGAGAATAAG encodes:
- the creD gene encoding cell envelope integrity protein CreD, with product MENTQQEGPVNKSLYEKVTGSVVLKFGVIFFLTIILLIPMNLINELISERKYREQRVSNEIADKWGKDQVIVSPIIAVPYDEVKEVIQESSDGVKQVVKTVVTRWAQLLPEEMKTQAEVSPEPLNRGIYQAVVYNSKVKITGKFLGFELSKLKVPQEKLRWEEAKLLFGIQDVKGLTANPKLNWAGKSLELSKSSYELRPYVENLIVDLGLTGNDDLNKAFEIEFNIRGSKSLNFLPLAKQSHIEVKGDWGNPSFNGGHLPENREVTEHSFAANWSIPSFARKLPQQWEGAQQFVYQFQGLELNNEDNASDTYPSDYIPEPVSASTSDGSSELTSSDYDMVQINFLPSVNNYQKTTRVTKYGILVIALTFVSLLFMEIIKKQRVHIIQYVLIGFAMVLFYALLLAISEHLGFNVAYLLAAIATIVLIASFVKAITKNMKSALLFGAILSLFYSFIYILMQLRDYSLIVGTVGVFIILAALMRLSTKIDWYQFDKR